In the Alistipes provencensis genome, CCTGCTTGGCCTTTTCGGACAACTGCTTCTGGATCGGATGCTCGTACTGCCGCATCAGTTCGGCTTTCCGCTCCTCGGAGACGAAGCCGTGCGTGTTGAGCGCCTCGATGTCGGGACGTTTGCTGCCGGCGAAGTTCGGGTCCCCGAAGGCATATCCCTCGACCGGGTATTTGGCGGCGTAACCGTCGGTGCCGACCAGTTGGTAGAGGCGGTCGTAGGGGCGGGGCGTCATGACGTTGTGCTGCAGGAGGATGGTCTTTCCCTTTTGGGTCGTGATGAGCGTCGAGGTCTGGTCGCCGTTGCGGAACTCCCGGCTGCCGCCGGACTTCCCGCTCATCTTCCGGCCGTTGAAACTCCCGGTGGCGACCGAAACCAACGTATTCATCTTGTCGCCGCGGTGGATGTTCAGCGCCTGACAGATGGGGCCGAGGCCGTGCGTGGCGTAGATGTCCCCGGCATGGCGCTCGTTGAACTCGAGCCGCCAGTTACCCTGAAAAGCCGGCCAGTACTCCTCCAGATAGTGAACGTAGCCGCCCTGTGCGTGGATGATCTCCCCGAAGAGACCCTGCTGCGCCATGTTGAGCGTCGTGAGTTCGAAAAAGTCGTACACGCAGTTCTCGACCATCATGCAGTGGCGGCGCGTCCGTTCGGAAGTGTCGACCAACTGCCAGCACTCGGCGATGCTCTGTGCGGCGGGGACTTCGAGGGCGACATGCTTGCCGTGTTCCATGGCGTAGACGGCCATCGGGACGTGTTGCAGCCACGGCGTGACGATGTATACCAAGTCGAGGTCGTCGCGCTCGCAGAGCTGTTTCCAACCCTCCTCGCCGCTGTATGCGTCGGCCCGGGGCATGCCTGCCTTTTCGAGTATCCGCTGGTTCTCCTCGATCCGCTCGGGGTAGAGGTCGCACAGCGCCCGGATCTCCACGTTGTCGATGAATCCCAGCCGCGTGACGGCGCCGGGACCCCGCATGCCCAGTCCGATGATGCCGACCCGGACCACCGGGATCGGTTCGGCCGCGAAGCCCAGCATCGACTGCTGGCCTTGGGCGCGTTTGGGGGTGTCGAAGACGATCCGGCCCTTTTTGACCGAGTATTTGCTGTTGTGGACCGTCTGTCCGCAGAGTGCGGAGCCGATCAGCAGGAATGAAAGAAATAGGAGTAGACGTTTCATATCATTGGTTTTTGGGTTGTCCGTAAATATCGATTTCCACGTTGTCGAAAGGGTCTGCCGCATGGTCGAAAAGTACGGCCAATTCGCTGCGCGTGATCTCCCGGTCGGGGTCGAAGTTCGTGAGCGACAGCGCATCCCACGTCGGGGCGTCGACCTTTGCGTCGGGGACGATCCGGCGGAGGAGGTCGCCGGCTTCGGCGACGGTCACCGTATCGGAGAGGGCGCCGAAGTCGATGGCCGGGTAGAGCGACCGCAGGCCCTCGGCGAGTTCGCTGCCCGCGACGTTTTTGTCGGCATGGAACCATGTCTGGTTCGACCATCCGACATTCGTTCCCACGCCCCGGAGCAGTCCCGTCGCGCCGATGCGCTGCAGGGCCGCGAAGTGGACGTCGTCGCGCGGCAGGTCGAGATAGGGCAGCAGGTAGCACCCCTGCGCCAGCAGTTCCCGCTGGACGTCGCGCACGGGAATCTGTTCCGGACGGGTGTTCCGGGCGGCGGCCAGCGAGCCGAGCACGCCCGCGGCCTGACCCAGTTCGAGCGTGATGGGCTGGAGCCGGGTGGTGCCGTTGACGAGGTTGGAAACGGAGATCGATTTCTCGGCGACGATCAGGTTCGGCCGTTCCCGGGGCAGCATCACCGCCAGCGGAATCGTATAGGAGGGAATCGGGTGGAAATGCAGTTCGGGGAGGCTCTGCCACTGCGGGTGCCGCTGGTGATGGTGGTCGACGGGGTAGTCGCCCACGGCGATGCCCGTGCGGTAGAGCGTGTTGCGGTAGGGGTTCTTCGCATCCTCGACCGTGAAGCGCACAAGTCCGTGGATGCGCCGCGATTCGCGGTGGTAGGGGATCAGCGGGAAGCCGTCCCCGGTGGGAAACTCGCCTTTGGCGAGGCCGATGTTCCGGAACCCCAGTTCGTGCTGGATGTAGTAGATGAAACAGCGGGTGAACTGCTTGGCTTTCTCCAACACTGCGGCGCGTTCCGCCGGCGGGAGTTCGATGATGTTGGCGTAGTAGTCGTTGCCCTCGATGGGCCAGTTGAGCATGTATTTGCCGTTGGGGAGCTTCCCGTAGTCGAGCATCGCGCGCGGGCTCCAGAGCACCCGGCCGTGGGTAGCGTCGGTGCAGTTGGCCGACTGGCAGCTACAGGCGAAGTCGGATTTGTCGTACCCTTCGGGTTGGGGGATGGTGACGTCGTGGTCGTACTCCTGCAGAATAGCCACATAGGTCAGGTCTTGCACGATGTCGTTCGCCGCTTCGGGAGCGATGGCCTCGCCGCTCTCCGCGCGGGCGTCCATGCCGATGTCGTAACCGACGGCAGCAGGTAGCACCCCTGCGCCAGCAGTTCCCGCTGGACGTCGCGCACGGGAATCTGTTCCGGACGGGTGTTCCGGGCGGCGGCCAGCGAGCCGAGCACGCCCGCGGCCTGACCCAGTTCGAGCGTTCTTCGGGGAGTTCTGCCCCCGAGCCAC is a window encoding:
- a CDS encoding FAD-dependent oxidoreductase translates to MLKRILPILGAAALFAGCGTEARYDLLIVGGGASGTAAGITAARMGSRVLLAEETPWLGGRTPRRTLELGQAAGVLGSLAAARNTRPEQIPVRDVQRELLAQGCYLLPSVTTSAWTPARRAARPSLPKRRTTSCKT
- a CDS encoding FAD-dependent oxidoreductase, producing the protein MLPAAVGYDIGMDARAESGEAIAPEAANDIVQDLTYVAILQEYDHDVTIPQPEGYDKSDFACSCQSANCTDATHGRVLWSPRAMLDYGKLPNGKYMLNWPIEGNDYYANIIELPPAERAAVLEKAKQFTRCFIYYIQHELGFRNIGLAKGEFPTGDGFPLIPYHRESRRIHGLVRFTVEDAKNPYRNTLYRTGIAVGDYPVDHHHQRHPQWQSLPELHFHPIPSYTIPLAVMLPRERPNLIVAEKSISVSNLVNGTTRLQPITLELGQAAGVLGSLAAARNTRPEQIPVRDVQRELLAQGCYLLPYLDLPRDDVHFAALQRIGATGLLRGVGTNVGWSNQTWFHADKNVAGSELAEGLRSLYPAIDFGALSDTVTVAEAGDLLRRIVPDAKVDAPTWDALSLTNFDPDREITRSELAVLFDHAADPFDNVEIDIYGQPKNQ
- a CDS encoding Gfo/Idh/MocA family protein — its product is MKRLLLFLSFLLIGSALCGQTVHNSKYSVKKGRIVFDTPKRAQGQQSMLGFAAEPIPVVRVGIIGLGMRGPGAVTRLGFIDNVEIRALCDLYPERIEENQRILEKAGMPRADAYSGEEGWKQLCERDDLDLVYIVTPWLQHVPMAVYAMEHGKHVALEVPAAQSIAECWQLVDTSERTRRHCMMVENCVYDFFELTTLNMAQQGLFGEIIHAQGGYVHYLEEYWPAFQGNWRLEFNERHAGDIYATHGLGPICQALNIHRGDKMNTLVSVATGSFNGRKMSGKSGGSREFRNGDQTSTLITTQKGKTILLQHNVMTPRPYDRLYQLVGTDGYAAKYPVEGYAFGDPNFAGSKRPDIEALNTHGFVSEERKAELMRQYEHPIQKQLSEKAKQVGGHGGMDFIMDYRLIHCLQKGLPLDQDVYDAAEWSCIGELSAKSIEHGHMPVEVPDFTRGEWNRLPGLVFAE